One stretch of Novosphingobium pentaromativorans US6-1 DNA includes these proteins:
- a CDS encoding thiamine pyrophosphate-dependent enzyme — protein sequence MPSIKSAKVADVIVETLEQAGVRRCYGVPGDTLNHVTDAIRRSDMRWIHVRHEEAGGFAAGADAMLTGELAACAGSCGPGSLHFINGLFESHRNRAPVVLIASQIVRDELGFDFPQEVDFRQVYAACSVFCEEIRTPAQARRKTAMAAQAALARKGVAVLIVPADVSQADAPEEPPFLVHRSQPRTLPSQAELQTFADALNDGGRIAIYGGSGCEAAHAQVLALAAKLKAPVAHTSRAKDFLEHDNPNLVGMTGIFGSEAGYHALMDCDTLLLLGCDFAWRQYYPDKATILQIDIDGTHLGRRHPVDHAAVGNVRDTLDALLPLVDECADRDFLDECLKHRERAVSEQERHAKADDDHAIHPQYLTETIARHADVDAIWTADGGSPMVWCLRHVPSTGRNRTMVSLTHGTMANAMPQALGAKAAFPDRQVISLSGDGGLTMLLGDLLTAVQEDLPIKVCVFDNSSLGFVELEQKVEGLLDAYTDLKNPDFARMAEVIGFWGRRVEKASDLDAAVAQWLAHPGPALLDVVTDRYELVMPPKVEAKQVFGTALYSAKAVLSGRTGDVVDLVKGALS from the coding sequence ATGCCCAGCATCAAGTCCGCCAAGGTTGCCGACGTCATCGTCGAAACGCTCGAGCAGGCTGGCGTGCGGCGATGCTACGGCGTCCCGGGCGACACACTGAACCACGTCACCGACGCAATCCGGCGCAGCGATATGCGCTGGATTCACGTCCGCCACGAGGAGGCCGGCGGCTTCGCAGCCGGCGCCGACGCGATGCTGACCGGCGAACTGGCCGCCTGCGCGGGATCGTGCGGGCCAGGCAGCCTGCATTTCATCAACGGTCTGTTCGAAAGCCACCGCAACCGCGCACCCGTGGTGCTGATCGCCAGCCAGATCGTGCGCGACGAACTGGGGTTCGACTTCCCGCAGGAAGTGGACTTCCGCCAGGTCTATGCCGCGTGCAGCGTCTTCTGCGAGGAGATCCGCACACCCGCGCAGGCCCGCCGCAAGACGGCCATGGCAGCTCAGGCCGCTCTGGCCAGGAAAGGTGTCGCCGTCCTGATCGTGCCTGCCGACGTATCGCAGGCCGATGCTCCCGAGGAGCCGCCTTTCCTCGTCCACAGGTCGCAGCCGCGAACCCTGCCTTCGCAAGCCGAACTGCAGACCTTCGCCGATGCTCTCAACGACGGTGGACGTATCGCCATCTACGGTGGGTCGGGCTGCGAGGCAGCCCACGCGCAAGTCCTCGCCCTTGCCGCAAAGCTCAAGGCTCCGGTCGCCCACACCTCGCGCGCCAAGGACTTCCTCGAGCACGATAATCCCAACCTCGTCGGCATGACCGGCATATTCGGATCCGAAGCCGGCTATCACGCGCTGATGGACTGCGACACGCTGCTGCTGCTCGGCTGCGACTTCGCCTGGCGCCAGTACTATCCCGACAAGGCTACGATCCTGCAGATCGACATCGACGGCACCCATCTGGGCAGGCGTCACCCCGTCGACCATGCCGCGGTGGGCAATGTGCGCGATACGCTGGATGCACTGCTCCCGCTGGTCGACGAATGCGCGGATCGCGACTTCCTCGATGAATGCCTCAAGCATCGCGAGCGCGCAGTGAGCGAGCAGGAGCGGCACGCCAAGGCCGATGACGATCACGCCATTCATCCCCAGTACCTGACCGAGACGATTGCCCGCCACGCCGATGTCGATGCGATCTGGACCGCCGACGGCGGCTCACCGATGGTCTGGTGCCTGCGTCACGTCCCCTCGACGGGGCGCAACCGTACCATGGTCTCGCTGACGCACGGGACGATGGCCAATGCCATGCCGCAGGCGCTGGGCGCAAAGGCCGCATTCCCGGATCGGCAGGTCATCTCGCTATCGGGTGACGGCGGGCTCACCATGCTCCTGGGAGACCTGCTCACCGCCGTGCAGGAGGACCTGCCTATCAAGGTCTGCGTCTTCGACAATTCCTCGCTGGGATTCGTGGAACTGGAGCAGAAGGTCGAAGGGCTGCTCGATGCCTATACCGACCTCAAGAATCCGGACTTCGCCCGCATGGCCGAAGTCATCGGCTTCTGGGGACGCCGCGTCGAGAAGGCGAGCGACCTAGACGCGGCAGTCGCGCAATGGCTGGCCCATCCGGGCCCGGCCCTGCTCGATGTCGTCACCGACCGCTACGAACTGGTCATGCCGCCCAAGGTCGAGGCAAAGCAGGTCTTTGGCACTGCGCTCTATTCAGCCAAGGCGGTCCTGTCCGGCCGCACCGGCGATGTCGTCGATCTGGTCAAGGGCGCACTGTCCTGA
- the ftsH gene encoding ATP-dependent zinc metalloprotease FtsH, which produces MNDDQPNGNPWVKSLLVWGGIFLALLMVVSMFSSRSDAGPMIPYSDFRAKVAEGSVMAVEIGEERIDGQMKNGDTFSTVPVPGDTTLTQLLQANDVKYAGKAPEEGNLLVYILAQTLPFLLIVGIAFFALRQVQKGGGSGAMGFGKSKAKLLTERSGRVTFADVAGIDEAREELEEIVEFLRDPSRFSKLGGQIPKGALLVGSPGTGKTLLARAIAGEAGVPFFTISGSDFVEMFVGVGASRVRDMFEQAKKNAPCIVFIDEIDAVGRHRGHGLGNSNDEREQTLNQLLVEMDGFEANEGIIIIAATNRPDVLDPALLRPGRFDRQVVVPVPDIEGREKILEVHMKKVPLAPDVNPRVIARGTPGFSGADLANLVNEAALLAARRNKRLVAMQEFEDAKDKVMMGAERRSMVMTDDEKKMTAYHEAGHAIVSLNEEASDPIHKATIIPRGRALGMVMRLPERDSYSYHRDKMLANLSVAMGGRVAEEIIFGHDKVSSGASSDIQYATSLARNMVTKWGMSDKLGPLQYEEQQEGYLGMGGSHRLMASDETNKLIDSEIRLLVDTAHARATQILNEKNEQLHLLANAMLEYETLSGDEIKQLMDTGEIDRPSEPSGKGKPARVAGSSIPKAGKRFSGGTAPQGA; this is translated from the coding sequence ATGAACGACGACCAGCCCAACGGCAATCCCTGGGTCAAGAGCCTCCTCGTCTGGGGTGGCATCTTCCTTGCACTGCTCATGGTGGTTTCCATGTTCAGTTCGCGCAGCGACGCTGGCCCGATGATTCCCTATTCCGATTTCCGCGCCAAGGTTGCCGAAGGCAGCGTGATGGCGGTCGAGATCGGCGAGGAACGCATCGATGGCCAGATGAAGAACGGCGACACATTCTCCACCGTGCCAGTTCCGGGCGACACCACCCTGACGCAGCTGCTCCAGGCCAATGACGTCAAGTATGCCGGCAAGGCGCCCGAGGAAGGCAACCTGCTGGTTTACATCCTGGCCCAGACCCTGCCCTTCCTGTTGATCGTCGGCATTGCATTCTTCGCGCTGCGCCAGGTTCAGAAAGGTGGCGGCTCGGGCGCGATGGGCTTCGGCAAGTCGAAGGCGAAGCTGCTCACCGAACGGTCGGGCCGCGTTACCTTTGCAGACGTCGCGGGCATCGACGAAGCGCGCGAGGAACTGGAGGAAATCGTCGAGTTCCTGCGCGATCCCTCGCGCTTCTCCAAGCTCGGCGGCCAGATCCCCAAGGGCGCGCTGCTGGTCGGCTCGCCCGGTACCGGCAAGACGCTGCTCGCCCGCGCCATCGCGGGTGAAGCGGGCGTTCCCTTCTTCACCATCTCCGGTTCGGATTTCGTCGAGATGTTCGTGGGCGTGGGCGCCAGCCGTGTGCGCGACATGTTCGAGCAGGCGAAGAAGAATGCACCTTGCATCGTCTTCATCGACGAAATCGACGCCGTGGGCCGTCACCGCGGCCATGGCCTCGGCAATTCGAACGACGAGCGCGAGCAGACGCTGAACCAGCTGCTGGTCGAGATGGACGGCTTCGAGGCCAACGAAGGCATTATCATCATCGCCGCCACCAACCGTCCGGACGTGCTCGACCCCGCGCTGCTGCGCCCGGGCCGCTTCGACCGCCAGGTCGTCGTGCCGGTTCCAGACATCGAGGGCCGCGAGAAGATTCTCGAAGTGCACATGAAGAAGGTGCCGCTTGCCCCCGACGTCAATCCGCGCGTCATCGCCCGCGGTACGCCGGGCTTCTCGGGCGCGGACCTCGCCAACCTCGTCAACGAGGCCGCCCTGCTTGCCGCGCGTCGCAACAAGCGTCTCGTGGCCATGCAGGAATTCGAGGACGCCAAGGACAAGGTCATGATGGGCGCGGAACGCCGCTCGATGGTCATGACCGACGACGAGAAAAAGATGACCGCCTATCACGAGGCCGGCCACGCGATCGTCTCGCTCAACGAAGAAGCCTCGGACCCGATCCACAAGGCAACGATCATCCCGCGCGGCCGCGCGCTGGGCATGGTCATGCGCCTGCCGGAACGCGATTCCTACTCGTATCACCGTGACAAGATGCTCGCGAACCTCTCGGTCGCGATGGGCGGCCGCGTCGCCGAGGAAATCATCTTCGGACACGACAAGGTCTCCAGCGGCGCCTCGTCGGACATCCAGTATGCCACCAGCCTGGCCCGCAACATGGTCACCAAGTGGGGCATGTCCGACAAGCTCGGCCCGCTGCAGTACGAAGAGCAGCAGGAAGGCTACCTCGGCATGGGCGGCTCGCATCGACTGATGGCCTCGGACGAGACCAACAAGCTGATCGACAGCGAGATCCGCCTGCTGGTCGACACGGCCCATGCGCGCGCCACGCAGATCCTCAACGAGAAGAACGAGCAACTGCATCTGCTCGCCAACGCCATGCTCGAGTACGAGACGCTCTCTGGCGACGAGATCAAGCAGCTCATGGATACCGGCGAGATCGACCGGCCCAGCGAGCCGAGCGGCAAGGGCAAGCCCGCGCGCGTGGCTGGGTCCTCGATTCCCAAGGCCGGCAAGCGCTTCTCCGGAGGCACAGCGCCGCAAGGGGCCTGA
- the rpoZ gene encoding DNA-directed RNA polymerase subunit omega — protein MARVTVEDCVDKIPNRFDLVLLAAQRAREISGGAELTVDRDRDKNPVVALREIAEQTVRPAELKETLITSMQRVLPDDDDEMDDVGSLSQSAEALRITASAPTRNTSIGGDYDG, from the coding sequence ATGGCGCGCGTTACTGTCGAAGATTGCGTCGACAAGATTCCCAACCGCTTCGATCTCGTCCTGCTTGCCGCACAGCGTGCGCGTGAGATCTCAGGTGGTGCGGAGCTGACCGTCGACCGCGACCGTGACAAGAATCCGGTTGTTGCCCTGCGCGAAATCGCCGAGCAGACGGTTCGTCCCGCCGAGCTCAAGGAAACGCTCATCACCTCGATGCAGCGCGTCCTGCCTGACGACGATGACGAGATGGACGATGTCGGCTCGCTCAGCCAGTCGGCCGAGGCCCTGCGGATCACGGCATCGGCGCCGACCCGCAACACCTCGATCGGCGGCGATTACGACGGTTGA
- a CDS encoding ParA family protein, which yields MSGKKRTLPRIAGSTSARSSGRAKPSGATIAIYSVKGGVGKTTFAANLAWCAANLSGNRTLLWDLDAAGGSAFLFDLEPTGSRLAEDVFSKEESPERLIQHTTIDGIDVLPADESLRALDTKLIQIGKRKRLAKLTAQLATDYDRIILDCPPVMNEVSAQVVRAADLVIVPLPPSPLSSRAFDLVVREIAGNTRKHPPILPVLSMLDLRRGLHREVLKEHPNWPAIPYASVVEQSAVRQQPVGAFAPQSPAAKQFALLWNAIERKLAERRK from the coding sequence GTGAGTGGAAAGAAACGTACACTGCCCCGCATAGCCGGCAGCACCAGTGCCAGATCATCCGGGAGGGCGAAGCCCTCCGGTGCGACAATCGCCATCTACAGTGTCAAGGGCGGCGTAGGTAAGACCACCTTCGCCGCCAATCTTGCGTGGTGCGCGGCCAACTTGTCCGGGAATCGCACCCTGCTGTGGGATCTTGATGCAGCAGGGGGCTCGGCCTTCCTGTTCGACCTCGAGCCCACGGGATCGCGCCTTGCCGAAGATGTCTTCTCGAAAGAAGAATCGCCCGAGCGGCTGATCCAGCATACCACCATCGATGGTATCGATGTCCTGCCGGCCGACGAGAGTCTGCGCGCGCTCGACACCAAGCTCATCCAGATCGGCAAGCGCAAGCGTCTCGCCAAGCTTACCGCGCAGTTGGCGACCGACTACGATCGTATCATCCTGGATTGCCCGCCGGTGATGAACGAGGTGAGCGCGCAGGTCGTGCGCGCAGCGGATCTCGTCATCGTGCCGTTGCCGCCATCGCCGCTTTCGTCGCGGGCCTTCGATCTCGTGGTTCGGGAGATCGCGGGCAATACCCGCAAGCATCCGCCGATCCTGCCGGTACTCTCGATGCTCGACCTGCGGCGCGGGCTACACCGTGAAGTGCTCAAGGAGCATCCGAACTGGCCTGCCATCCCCTATGCCAGCGTAGTGGAGCAAAGCGCGGTTCGCCAGCAGCCCGTCGGGGCTTTCGCGCCCCAGAGTCCGGCTGCGAAGCAGTTCGCGCTCTTGTGGAATGCGATCGAGCGCAAGCTGGCTGAACGCCGCAAATAG